One Williamsia phyllosphaerae genomic window, CGGTAACTGCATGTCCATCAGGACCACGTCCGGTCGGACGGCCGCGGCTCGTGCGGCCGCGGCACGCACCCCGTCGGCGGTGGCGACGACATCGAACCCGTCCTCGGCAAGATCGCGTGCCACCCCCTCCCGCCAGATCGGATGGTCATCCACGACCATCACCGTCGTCGTCCGCTCAGCCATCGCCACGCTCGATCCTCACTTCGACGACCCTCCTGTTGTGGGCACGGTGAACTCCCACTCGGTCCCCATGTCCGGCCCGGTGTCGAGGACAGCGGTGCCGCCCAACGCCTCGATGCGTCCGACGATGGACTGCGAGATGCCCATCCGGCCGGCGGCGACCGCCTCGGGCAGTCGGCCGGGCGCTATCCCGACACCGTCGTCGCGCACACTGACCACCACCTCGTCCGACAGGTCCTCGAGCAGCACGAACGCCTTCGCACCGTCACCGGCGTGATGTACGACGTTGTCCAACGCATTGTCCACCGCGGCAAGCAGTTCCGACACCCTCAGCGGATCCAGGAGCACCGGGTCGGCGGGAGCGCTGACCGTGACGTGGTCCGACGCCCGCGCACGCAGCAACGCCGACAGGTCACCCATCCCGTCCCCTGCGGTCTCGACGGACGGCCCGGCCTCGCTGATCAGCGACCGCAGCGCGCGTTCCTGGTCGGCGGCCAACACCGCCAGATCCGCGGTCGGACCGCCGATCTCCCGACCACGACGGCTGATCAGCGCGAGTACCTGCAGGACTCCGTCGTGGACGTGCCGCGACAACCGGTCCCGCTCGGCCGTCGCGGCCGTCAGCCGGGCGGCCTCGGCGAGGCGTTCCTGTGCCCGCCGCGCGGTCACCGCGCCCATGCCGATCACCAGACCCACCGCGAGCAGGATCACCACGGCCGCGTTGCGCCCGAGGTCGACGTTGACGAAACCCTTCGCGACCGTGCTGGAGCCGATCACCGCCACCGCGGCCACCCCGCCACCGACCGCGCCGAGTTGGATGGCGGCGGAGATGACGGCGTTGGCCGCCCAGAGCGTGGTCGGGATGGACTGGTTCGCCTCCCGCCACCCGGAGGATGCGATGAACACGGTGGCCATCATCAGCAGGCACACGACGACGACCTCGGCGATCACCCACGCCGGGCGCCGACCGAAGCCCGCGAGGTAGGCGACGGTGCACAGTCCGGTCCACACGGTCAGCACCGCGAACAGGGTCGCGCCCAGGGCGCGGTGGTCGAGATCGTTGTTGACCGCGATCTGGAATCCCAGGGCGTAGAGGTAGCTCAGCAGCCGGAACGCCTGGGCCGCACGCCACAACGGTGCGACGGCGTCATCGGCCGCGGTGTCGGCCAACCGGGCAAGCCGGGTCGGCAGGCTCGTGCGATCGGCGGCGGTCATGGCGGGTCGGGGTCAGTCGCTCGTGTCGGGACGCGTCGGTTGCTCGGGGTCGTCGGGATCCGGATCGTCGGTCCCATCTCCGTCCGGCGTCTCGGGCGGCCCGTTGAGACCGGGGGCATCCGACGAGTCCCAGGTGGGCGGGTCGGCCTTCGCGGCGTAGATGCCGACCTGCACCTCGTCGTCCGCGGACTCGGCCGCCTGTGCGGTCTGGGTGTACATCGACCGCACCGCGGTGTTGAGGAACGCGATGAGCGGCACGGCCAGCAACCCGCCGATGATCCCCGCGGACACGATGCCCGCCGCGATGCCCAGCACCACGGCCACCGGGTGCAACCGCACCGACCGGCCCAGCAGGAACGGCTGGAGCACATGGCTTTCGATCTGCATCACCGCGACGACGACGGCCAGCGCGATGACCGCCGCGATCCATCCCTTGGTGACGAGCGTGACCAGGACGGCGAGACCGCCGGTCACCAGCGCCCCGACGATGGGGACGAAGGCGCCGATG contains:
- the macS gene encoding MacS family sensor histidine kinase, producing MTAADRTSLPTRLARLADTAADDAVAPLWRAAQAFRLLSYLYALGFQIAVNNDLDHRALGATLFAVLTVWTGLCTVAYLAGFGRRPAWVIAEVVVVCLLMMATVFIASSGWREANQSIPTTLWAANAVISAAIQLGAVGGGVAAVAVIGSSTVAKGFVNVDLGRNAAVVILLAVGLVIGMGAVTARRAQERLAEAARLTAATAERDRLSRHVHDGVLQVLALISRRGREIGGPTADLAVLAADQERALRSLISEAGPSVETAGDGMGDLSALLRARASDHVTVSAPADPVLLDPLRVSELLAAVDNALDNVVHHAGDGAKAFVLLEDLSDEVVVSVRDDGVGIAPGRLPEAVAAGRMGISQSIVGRIEALGGTAVLDTGPDMGTEWEFTVPTTGGSSK